Within the Pseudomonas fulva genome, the region GAAGCGCACGCCATCCTTGTGGATGAAGTAGCGGTCGAACAGGGTCTGCAGGCCCAGGTAGGTGAACTGCTGGTCGCGCTCGTGGTTCAGCGCCTTGCCCAGCTTCTCCAGGTCGTACTCTTTCAGTTTCGGGTCGAGCAGCTCGAACTGCGCACCGGCTTCGACGTAGGCCGGCAGGGCCTTGGCGTAGAGCTCGGCCATCTCGTGGTGAGTGGCGCTGGCGGCAATGTTGAGGAAGCTCAGGGCCTCGGCGCGGATGTTGTCCATCAGCAGGCGGGCGGTGACGTAGCTGTAGTTCGGCTCACGCTCGACCAGGGTACGGGCGGTCATCACCAGGGCGGTATTGACGTCCTTCTGGTTCACGCCGTCGTACAGGTTCTTCAGGGTTTCCTTCTGGATCAGCGCGCCGTCGACTTCCAGCAGGCCTTCGCAGGCTTCGGAAATGATGGTGTTGAGGCGGCCCATGTCCAGCGGCTCGAGGCTGCCGTCGGCGAGGGTGACGCGGATGCTCGGGTGCGGCTCGGCGATGCCGCTGCCGGCATCGGCGCTCTTGCGCTTGTTGGCCTGGGCTTCACGGTAGATCACGTAGTCGCGGGCGACCTTCTGCTCGCCGGCGCGCATCAGGGCCAGTTCGACCTGGTCCTGGATCTCTTCGATATGGATGGTGCCGCCGGACGGCATGCGACGCTTGAAGGTCGCGGTGACCTGCTCGGTCAGGCGCGCCACGGTGTCATGGATGCGCGACGAGGCGGCGGCGGTGCCGCCTTCCACTGCGAGGAACGCCTTGGTGATGGCCACGGTGATCTTGTCACCGGTGTAAGGCACCACGGTGCCGTTACGCTTGATCACACGCAGTTGGCCCGGGGCGGTGGCGGCCAGATCCTGAGGGGCGTCGCCCTGAGGCACGTTGGCCTGAGGGTTCTCACGAGTGGTGTCGGTGTGCATGAAGGTCTCCATGATCAATGAAATTTTCAGGGCGAAGCGTTGTGTCGCTGATCGACGTGGTACCTGGCGTTCATTCCAATCGACAAAGCCTGCGCCTGCACGGGCGGGCAGCAGGGTGTTGCAAAAAGGCGGTGATGGACCGGTCGAGGCGCTGCTCGGCGGCGGTCGGTACTGTTCGATGCCGGAACGCTTCGTCCCTGGCGTTTACTGGTGCTTCACGCTGCGTGGGGCCACTAGATGTAGTGGTGGCCGCTACGGGCGCAGCGTCTGGTGTCGCGTGCGGCACGAACGATCGGCTCGTTCGCTGCCGCTGTATCCCGGTTTTGCCGCAGCCTCTGCAAAAAGCGCCTGGGGCATGGACTTTTTCAGCACATTTGTGCTTGGGTCCTTTTGGGCCAGAAACCCAACATATAGGGGTCTGGCGAACTGGGGATACAAGATAGTGCGGTGCGCGCGCCATGGCAAGCCCTTGGGGCTGTGGATAAAGCTGTGGGTTATGCCGGGGTAAGTGGCGCAAAAGCCCATGGTTGCTGGCGCTCGCCCAGGCATGGGCGCTGATGCCGCAGGGCGTTTTTTTTCAGGCGGCCGTGAGGCTTTGCCACTGGTTCACGGAAACACAACATATGGGGTTATTCAGGGAACTTTCAGGTCAATGTGCCATCACGGCGCAAGCGCCCGGTTCCGGTTGCTGGAGCATGACCGTTGGTCGCTCAGGGCAGGACCAGCGCGCGCAGCTTGAGGGCGCGTTTTTCACCCTCCGGCAATGCGTCCTGATCGGCATAGGGCGCCGTGTACCAACCCCCATAGGTGGGGTTGGGCAGCAGGAACCAGCGCTGGCCGAACCAGGCCCGGTACGGCGCCGCGGCCTGGCGCTGCGCGTCCAGGCGATTGGGCGCGGCAATGAAGTCGCCGTAGCTGTCGCCCACCATCAGCAGCACCCGCGCGCGCTCGCCCACCCACTGGCGGCGGCAGGTCTTGTCCGAGCCCGCTTGCTGGCAACCGCCAATGGCCGTGCCGGCAGTCAGGATCTGCCCGATGTCTTCGATGGGAAAGCCCGCCTGGCGCAGGTTGCGCAGGGTGTCGGCTTCCTGCCCCGGTTCGCGGTTGGTCAGGTAGTAGGCGGTGATGTCCAGCCGGGCGGCCGCCTGCATGAAGGCCACCGAGCCGGGCAGGGCGCGGGCCTCGGCCTTTTCCACCCAGCGGTACCACTCGGCATAGTCGTAGGCGCCGCCATCGACCACCGCCTTGGCGTTCACCGGGGTGTTGTCGAGCAGGGTCTCGTCGATATCGACGATCAGCGCCGGCGGCAGGCCGCTGAGGTCGCGCGGCGCCTGGGCGAGGGCGTCCCATTCGGGGTCGGCCAATGCAGGCTGCAGCTGGCGGGTCGCGGCGGCGTAGATCTGCTGGTAGAGCACCTCGTGCTCAATGGCGGTCTGGGTCCACAGCACGGCATCGAGCTGGTCATGGCCCTTGGGTGTTTGCTGGCAGCCGGTGAGCAGGGTGCCGAGCAGGGCAATGACCAGGGCGGGGGCAGCGCTACGCATGGGAGGATCCTCGAGGTTGGTCGATGGTGATTGGAGGGCAGGGCTGGGGTGCCTATGGGCTGCAGGAGCCTGTGGGAGCGGGCAGGGACGCCTAGTTCATGCCCGCGAAAATCACCGGCATGGCCCGTTCCCACAGGGTGTGGTGATCAGCGTAGGGTGGACAACGCTCTTTTTGTCCACCGTTGCGATCGTTGCATGGTGGACGGATGAAGCGTCGTCCACCCTACGAAAGGCCGCTCCCGCCACTCCTCTACCCATCACCTGGCCCATGTGTACATGGGTTTCCAGATCGTGACTCACCTCTTAAAAACTCACCGTGGCAGACAGCCGCGCCGTACGCGGGTCGCCCGGGAACAGGTAGCCATCGCCCTGGTAGGCGCCGGTGTCGCGCCAGTAGCGCTTGTCGAACAGGTTGTCGACGCTCAGGCGCAGCACCGTCTCATGGCCCTCGATGCGCGTGGTGTAGCGGCTGCCGAGATTGAACACCGTGTAATCACCGACCTTTACCGTGCCGCTCGGGTCGGCGTACTTGCTGGCGCTGTACTGCAGGCCGCCAAGCAGCGACAGGCCCTGGATGCCGGGTATCTGATAATCGGCGGCCAGGCTGGCACGCACCTTGGGCACGTTGACCGCCTGGTGGCCTTCAAAGGCTTCGGTGCCGCTGTCGATGGCCCGGGCGCGGATCACCGCGGTGCTGGCCGACAGCTGCAGATTGCGGCTGGCCTGGCCGCTGGCGGAGAGCTCCAGACCGATATTGCGCTGCTTGCCCTGCTGCACGTAGGTGAGCGAGCCGTCGTCGTTGGGGCGGCTGTATTGCAGTGCCTGGTCGATGCGGAACAGCGCGGCGCCCAGGCTCAGGCCCTGCCAGTCGCGTTTGAGGCCGGCTTCCAGTTGCCGGGATAGGGTGGGGGCGAGTGTCTGGCCCTCGTTGGTGGTGAACCAGGGCGCCTCGCCGCCCAGGGACAGGCCCTTGCTGTAGCTCAGGTACAGGGTGGTGTCCGCCTGGGGCTTATAAAGCAGCGCGGCGTTGGGCAGGAACTCACTGCGCCGGGTGCGGCGATCGCTGACGCCGCTGCTGGTGAAGGCTTCCTCGATCAGGCGCACCTGGCGACCACCCAGCAGCACCTGCCAGTGTTCGTCGAGGCTGATGCGGTCGCTGAAGAACAGGCCGTACTGGCGGCTGTCCAGGCGACGTTGCTTGGGGTTGAGCGGCACATCGGTCGGGGCGAAGTCGGCTGGGTCTTCATGGATATTGCCGGCACCGATCCATTCGTTGACCGAGCTGCGGCGATCCACGGTGCGGCGCAATGCGCTGCTGCCGACCGTCAGCTCGTGACCGATTGCACCGGTAGCAAAGGCGCCGCTGAGGGTGGCCTGCAGTTCGTCATGTCGGCGGGTGTCATCCGGGCTGCGGTAATCGTAGATGTCGTAGCCACCCTCTGGGCTGAACTGGGTGAGCCAGTCGCTACACCCGGAGGCCGGGCTGCAGCCGTAGGGAAAGCTGCTGTAGTCGTCGATCACCACTTCGCTGCGCGAGGCATCGAGGGCGGCTTTCCAGCTGTCATCGAAGCGGTACTCGAAGCGCCCGCCCAGGTTCAGCGAATCGATGCCCACCGGCTTGCCCCAGCTCTGATGGCCCAGGCGTCTGTCCGGGTCGACGCCGCTTGGCGCCTGGGTGCCGCCGAGCAGTTGATAGCCGGGCACCGAGCGCTGTTCGCGGGTCTGGTATTCGGCATCCAGCTGCAGGGTGGCGTCCGGCGAAATGTTCCAGTCCAGCGCCAGGGAAATGAAGTCGCGCTTGCCATCGGCATGTTCGACGAACGAGCGGATGTCCTCGTGGGCCAGGTTCAGGCGCACGCCTACCTGCTGCTCGGCGCCGAACCACTGGCCGAGGTCGGCAGTCAGGTAGCGCTCGCCGTCCTGGTTGCTGGCCACGCTCAGCGAACGGATATTCTCGGCGCGCTTGGTCACGTAGTTGATCAGCCCGCCCGGCTCGGTCACGCCGCTCTGCAGGCCGGACAGCCCTTTGAGCAGCTCGACCTGCTGCTTGTTCTCCAGCGCCACGTTCTGCTCGCCCACCAGGCTGCGGCCGTTGACCCGGTAGCTGTTGGCGGCGTTGAGGGAAAAGCCGCGCACCACGAAGTTCTCGTAGTAGCCGATGGGCGCATAGGCCTCGCCCACCGAGGCGTCGTTCTTCAGCACGTCGCTGAGCAGACGCGCCTGCTGATCATCGATCAGTTGCCGGCTGACCACCGCCACCGAGGCTGGGGTGTCGAGCAGCTCGGCCTCGCTGAAGCCACCCACTGCGGCGCTACGCGCCCGGTAACCGTCGCCGGCCTGTTCCTCGATGGTGGTGGCGTCGAGCACCACGGCCGAGTCGACGGCCCAGCAAAAGGTCGGGCTCAGCGCCAGGGCGAGCAGGCTCGGGGCAAAACGCGGGCAGGGCAGTGCCATGCAAACTCCTTGGTTGCAGAGGTGGGCGGTTGGCTATCCGGCGTGCGTACGATTTATCGGCTGCGTGGCAGCCATCGCTTGGTGGGGCGGCATTGTCGCTTATCGGGGCGGCGGTTGCCATGGCGGATCTGGCAATCCGTCAGCCGTGGCCTGGCGTTGAGCGTTAGCAATACCCAGGAGCAATCCCGGGTTTCGCTGCGCTCTACCCAGGCTACGGAACGGTTCAGCCGTTCAGAACGGCGCCGGGCACTCGAAGCGCAGGCGTTCGCCGCTTTGCGGATGGGTCAGGCTGAGCATGCTGGCGTGCAGGCACAGGCGCGGGTAGGCGGCCAGGGCCTGTTCGTGGGCGTAGAGGCCGTCGCCGAGCAGCGGGTGGCCGATGGACAGCATATGCACCCGCAGCTGGTGGGAGCGGCCGGTGATCGGCGTCAGCTCGACGCGGGCATGCTCAGGGTGGCGTTCGAGCACGCGCCAGAAGGTCAGGGCGTGCTTGCCGTGCTCGTGGCAGACCACGTGGCGCGGCTTGGTCGGCGGGTCATAGCGCAGGGGCAGGTCGATGCTGCCGCTGTCGCCCTCGGGTGAGCCCCAGCACAGCGCGGTATAGGCCTTTTCGGTCTCGCGGTCGTGAAACTGGCGCGACAGCTCGCGGTGGCTGTCGGCATCGCGGGCCAGCACGATCAGCCCCGAGGTTTCCCAGTCCAGGCGGTGCACGATGCGCGCCTCGGGGTAACCGTTTTCCTGCAGGCGGGTAACCAGGCAATCCTTGTTGTCGTCGGCGCGGCCGGGCACCGAGAGCAGCAGGGTGGGCTTGTTGATCACCAGCAGGGCGGCATCCTGGTGGACGATTTCGATTTGGCTGAGCGGCATGGGCGTTCTTTGGGTTGGGCGATAAAAGCGAATGGCGGCCATCGGGGCCGCCATTCGTGGCGCTGAGTAACGCAGAGGTCGATGTCGTCTCCGGCACCGCTTGGTGGGTCACGCAGCGCGCTGAGTCTGACTGCGATGCGACTGTCCCTAGCAGGCGCCGCTAACCCACCCTACGGTACGCGGATCAGCGGTCGGGCAGGGTGATGTTCAGCTCCAGAATCGAGCAGCTGCCCTGGTTTTCCAGGGCGACCTGCACCTGGTCCGAGTCGATGGCCACGTACTTGCGGATCACCTCGACCAGCTCCTGCTGCAGGGCAGGCAGGTAGTCGGGCTGGGTGCGCTGGCCACGTTCGTGGGCAACGATGATCTGCAGGCGCTCTTTGGCGATGGAGGCTGTGGTTTCCTTCTTGCGCGAACGCAAGAAGTCGAAAATATTCATTCGCGACCTCCGAATAGACGTTGCAGGAAGCCCTGCTTCTTCACATCAAGGAAGCGGTGCGCCACTTCCTTGCCGAGCAGGCGATCGACGGCGTCGCTGTACGCCTGGCCGGCGTCGCTCTGGTCGTCGAGGATCACCGGTACGCCCTGGTTGGAGGCCTTGAGCACCGCCTGGGACTCGGGGATCACGCCGAGCAGGCGGATGGCGAGGATTTCCTCGACGTCTTCCACGCCGAGCATTTCGCCCTTGGTGACGCGCTCCGGGTTGTAGCGGGTCAGCAGCAGGTGTTCCTTGATCGGCTCGCCGCCCTGTTCGGCGCGGCGCGACTTGCTGGCCAGCAGGCCCAGCATGCGGTCGGAGTCACGTACCGAGGAGACTTCCGGGTTGGTGACCACGATGGCTTCGTCGGCGAAGTACATGGCCAGGTGCGCGCCTTTCTCGATACCGGCCGGCGAGTCGCAGACCACGTATTCGAAGTTCTGCGACAGCTCGGCGATGACCTTTTCGACGCCTTCCTGGGTCAGGGCGTCCTTGTCACGGGTCTGGCTGGCGGCCAGCACGTAGAGGTTCTCGAGGCGCTTGTCCTTGATCAGGGCCTGGGTGAGGGTGGCTTCGCCGTTGACGACGTTGACGAAGTCGTACACCACGCGGCGTTCGCAGCCCATGATCAGGTCGAGGTTACGCAGGCCGACGTCGAAGTCGACGATGACGGTCTTGTGGCCGCGCAAGGCGAGACCGGTACCGATGGCAGCGCTGGTGGTGGTTTTACCGACGCCACCCTTGCCGGAAGTGACTACGAGGATCTTGGCCAAGGTGATTCACCCTAAAAATGAATAAAAGCAGGAACCTGCCGCGATTGGCGGTCTGTCGAAAGAATCGCTCGGCTGCGGCGGGCGCGATGCTCGCCAGGGGCCACCGATGATTGTTTTGACAGCCCGCCCAGAGGCGTTCGAGGGCCCTGTGTGACAGTTAAAAGTGCCGGGCAGTATCCGTTAAAGACGGGTGATGTTCAACACGTCGCCCATCAGGCTGACTTGCACCGCGCGGCCCCAGTTCGGGTCGCGGCGCAGGTCCTCGGCAACCTTGTACTGGCCGGCGATGGAGAGCAGTTCGGCGCCCATCTGCTGGCAGAAAATCCGTGCTTGCCGGTTGCCCTTGACGCCGGCCAGTGCCCGGCCACGCATCGGGGCGTAGACATGGATGTTGCCGTCGGCGAGAAGTTCCGCACCGGCACTCACCGGGGCCAGCACCACCAGGTCGCAGCCCTGGGCGTAGATCTGCTGGCCGCCGCGCACCGGGGTGGTGATGACGCGGGTCGGCTTGACCTCGGGTTCCACTGGCTTGGGCGGCTCGACCGGTTTGGGCGCCGGGTCGATGACCCGCTCGCGGGCGCCGGACGGTGGCAGCACCGGGAGGTCCAGGGCATTGGCGGCGGCGATGTCGTCCTCGCGGCTGGCGCGCACGGCCAGGGTGCGCAGGCCATGCTTGCGACACAGCGCCATGAGCGCGCCCAGATCGAGGTCGCCTTCCTCGCGGGGCAGTTTGTCGAGGGCCAATACCAG harbors:
- the minC gene encoding septum site-determining protein MinC, with protein sequence MSQADLLDQDPVFQLKGSMLAITVMELAHNDLSRLDLQLAEKVAQAPNFFSNTPLVLALDKLPREEGDLDLGALMALCRKHGLRTLAVRASREDDIAAANALDLPVLPPSGARERVIDPAPKPVEPPKPVEPEVKPTRVITTPVRGGQQIYAQGCDLVVLAPVSAGAELLADGNIHVYAPMRGRALAGVKGNRQARIFCQQMGAELLSIAGQYKVAEDLRRDPNWGRAVQVSLMGDVLNITRL
- a CDS encoding TonB-dependent siderophore receptor, whose translation is MALPCPRFAPSLLALALSPTFCWAVDSAVVLDATTIEEQAGDGYRARSAAVGGFSEAELLDTPASVAVVSRQLIDDQQARLLSDVLKNDASVGEAYAPIGYYENFVVRGFSLNAANSYRVNGRSLVGEQNVALENKQQVELLKGLSGLQSGVTEPGGLINYVTKRAENIRSLSVASNQDGERYLTADLGQWFGAEQQVGVRLNLAHEDIRSFVEHADGKRDFISLALDWNISPDATLQLDAEYQTREQRSVPGYQLLGGTQAPSGVDPDRRLGHQSWGKPVGIDSLNLGGRFEYRFDDSWKAALDASRSEVVIDDYSSFPYGCSPASGCSDWLTQFSPEGGYDIYDYRSPDDTRRHDELQATLSGAFATGAIGHELTVGSSALRRTVDRRSSVNEWIGAGNIHEDPADFAPTDVPLNPKQRRLDSRQYGLFFSDRISLDEHWQVLLGGRQVRLIEEAFTSSGVSDRRTRRSEFLPNAALLYKPQADTTLYLSYSKGLSLGGEAPWFTTNEGQTLAPTLSRQLEAGLKRDWQGLSLGAALFRIDQALQYSRPNDDGSLTYVQQGKQRNIGLELSASGQASRNLQLSASTAVIRARAIDSGTEAFEGHQAVNVPKVRASLAADYQIPGIQGLSLLGGLQYSASKYADPSGTVKVGDYTVFNLGSRYTTRIEGHETVLRLSVDNLFDKRYWRDTGAYQGDGYLFPGDPRTARLSATVSF
- the minD gene encoding septum site-determining protein MinD; this translates as MAKILVVTSGKGGVGKTTTSAAIGTGLALRGHKTVIVDFDVGLRNLDLIMGCERRVVYDFVNVVNGEATLTQALIKDKRLENLYVLAASQTRDKDALTQEGVEKVIAELSQNFEYVVCDSPAGIEKGAHLAMYFADEAIVVTNPEVSSVRDSDRMLGLLASKSRRAEQGGEPIKEHLLLTRYNPERVTKGEMLGVEDVEEILAIRLLGVIPESQAVLKASNQGVPVILDDQSDAGQAYSDAVDRLLGKEVAHRFLDVKKQGFLQRLFGGRE
- a CDS encoding RluA family pseudouridine synthase, encoding MPLSQIEIVHQDAALLVINKPTLLLSVPGRADDNKDCLVTRLQENGYPEARIVHRLDWETSGLIVLARDADSHRELSRQFHDRETEKAYTALCWGSPEGDSGSIDLPLRYDPPTKPRHVVCHEHGKHALTFWRVLERHPEHARVELTPITGRSHQLRVHMLSIGHPLLGDGLYAHEQALAAYPRLCLHASMLSLTHPQSGERLRFECPAPF
- the minE gene encoding cell division topological specificity factor MinE yields the protein MNIFDFLRSRKKETTASIAKERLQIIVAHERGQRTQPDYLPALQQELVEVIRKYVAIDSDQVQVALENQGSCSILELNITLPDR
- a CDS encoding 5'-nucleotidase, lipoprotein e(P4) family is translated as MRSAAPALVIALLGTLLTGCQQTPKGHDQLDAVLWTQTAIEHEVLYQQIYAAATRQLQPALADPEWDALAQAPRDLSGLPPALIVDIDETLLDNTPVNAKAVVDGGAYDYAEWYRWVEKAEARALPGSVAFMQAAARLDITAYYLTNREPGQEADTLRNLRQAGFPIEDIGQILTAGTAIGGCQQAGSDKTCRRQWVGERARVLLMVGDSYGDFIAAPNRLDAQRQAAAPYRAWFGQRWFLLPNPTYGGWYTAPYADQDALPEGEKRALKLRALVLP